A genomic stretch from Mesoplodon densirostris isolate mMesDen1 chromosome 3, mMesDen1 primary haplotype, whole genome shotgun sequence includes:
- the MAP2K7 gene encoding dual specificity mitogen-activated protein kinase kinase 7 isoform X1, with amino-acid sequence MAASSLEQKLSRLEAKLKQENREARRRIDLNLDISPQRPRPTLQLPLANDGGSRSPSSESSPQHPTPPARPRHMLGLPSTLFTPRSMESIEIDQKLQEIMKQTGYLTIGGQVPPFPRPPPGRVGRTQLVGLGWGWRAEARWTPSPGSPRQRYQAEINDLENLGEMGSGTCGQVWKMRFRKTGHVIAVKQMRRSGNKEENKRILMDLDVVLKSHDCPYIVQCFGTFITNTDVFIAMELMGTCAEKLKKRMQGPIPERILGKMTVAIVKALYYLKEKHGVIHRDVKPSNILLDERGQIKLCDFGISGRLVDSKAKTRSAGCAAYMAPERIDPPDPTKPDYDIRADVWSLGISLVELATGQFPYKNCKTDFEVLTKVLQEEPPLLPGHMGFSGDFQSFVKDCLTKDHRKRPKYNKLLEHSFIKRYETLEVDVASWFKDVMAKTESPRASGVLSQHHLPFFR; translated from the exons CCCTGCAGCTCCCACTGGCCAATGATGGGGGCAGCCGCTCACCGTCCTCCGAGAGCTCCCCGCAGCACCCCACGccccccgcccggccccgccACATGCTGGGGCTCCCGTCAACCTTGTTCACACCCCGCAGCATGGAGAG CATCGAGATTGACCAGAAGCTGCAGGAGATCATGAAGCAGACGGGCTACCTGACCATTGGGGGCCAGGTACCGCCCTTCCCTCGGCCCCCcccagggagggtgggcaggacgcAGCTGGTaggtctgggctgggggtggagggcagaaGCCCGGTGGACCCCCAGCCCTGGCTCTCCTCGCCAGCGCTACCAGGCGGAAATCAACGACCTGGAGAACCTGGGGGAGATGGGCAGCGGCACCTGTGGCCAGGTGTGGAAGATGCGTTTCCGGAAGACGGGGCACGTCATCGCTGTCAAG CAAATGCGGCGCTCGGGGAACAAGGAGGAGAACAAGCGGATCCTCATGGACCTGGACGTGGTGCTCAAGAGCCACGACTGCCCCTACATCGTGCAGTGCTTCGGGACCTTCATCACCAAC ACGGACGTCTTCATTGccatggagctcatgggcacgtGCGCCGAGAAGCTCAAGAAGCGGATGCAGGGCCCTATCCCTGAGCGGATCCTGGGCAAGATGACAGTGGCG ATCGTGAAGGCACTCTACTACCTGAAGGAGAAGCACGGCGTGATCCACCGGGACGTCAAGCCCTCCAACATCCTGCTGGATGAGCGGGGCCAGATCAAGCTCTGCGACTTCGGCATCAGCGGCCGCCTCGTTGACTCCAAAGCCAAAACGCGGAGCGCAGGTTGCGCTGCCTACATGGCA CCTGAGCGCATCGATCCCCCAGACCCCACCAAGCCCGACTACGACATCCGGGCCGATGTGTGGAGCCTGGGCATCTCCTTG GTGGAGCTGGCGACGGGACAGTTTCCCTACAAGAACTGCAAGACGGACTTTGAGGTCCTCACCAAAGTCCTACAGGAAGAGCCCCCGCTCCTGCCCGGTCACATGGGCTTCTCGGGGGACTTTCAGTCCTTCGTCAAAGActg cCTTACTAAAGATCACAGGAAGAGACCAAAGTATAATAAGCTACTT GAACACAGCTTCATCAAGCGCTACGAGACGCTGGAGGTGGACGTGGCGTCCTGGTTCAAGGATGTCATGGCGAAGACCGAGTCGCCGCGGGCGAGCGGGGTCCTGAGCCAGCACCACCTGCCCTTCTTCAGGTAG
- the MAP2K7 gene encoding dual specificity mitogen-activated protein kinase kinase 7 isoform X3, whose translation MAASSLEQKLSRLEAKLKQENREARRRIDLNLDISPQRPRPTLQLPLANDGGSRSPSSESSPQHPTPPARPRHMLGLPSTLFTPRSMESIEIDQKLQEIMKQTGYLTIGGQRYQAEINDLENLGEMGSGTCGQVWKMRFRKTGHVIAVKQMRRSGNKEENKRILMDLDVVLKSHDCPYIVQCFGTFITNTDVFIAMELMGTCAEKLKKRMQGPIPERILGKMTVAIVKALYYLKEKHGVIHRDVKPSNILLDERGQIKLCDFGISGRLVDSKAKTRSAGCAAYMAPERIDPPDPTKPDYDIRADVWSLGISLVELATGQFPYKNCKTDFEVLTKVLQEEPPLLPGHMGFSGDFQSFVKDCLTKDHRKRPKYNKLLEHSFIKRYETLEVDVASWFKDVMAKTESPRASGVLSQHHLPFFR comes from the exons CCCTGCAGCTCCCACTGGCCAATGATGGGGGCAGCCGCTCACCGTCCTCCGAGAGCTCCCCGCAGCACCCCACGccccccgcccggccccgccACATGCTGGGGCTCCCGTCAACCTTGTTCACACCCCGCAGCATGGAGAG CATCGAGATTGACCAGAAGCTGCAGGAGATCATGAAGCAGACGGGCTACCTGACCATTGGGGGCCAG CGCTACCAGGCGGAAATCAACGACCTGGAGAACCTGGGGGAGATGGGCAGCGGCACCTGTGGCCAGGTGTGGAAGATGCGTTTCCGGAAGACGGGGCACGTCATCGCTGTCAAG CAAATGCGGCGCTCGGGGAACAAGGAGGAGAACAAGCGGATCCTCATGGACCTGGACGTGGTGCTCAAGAGCCACGACTGCCCCTACATCGTGCAGTGCTTCGGGACCTTCATCACCAAC ACGGACGTCTTCATTGccatggagctcatgggcacgtGCGCCGAGAAGCTCAAGAAGCGGATGCAGGGCCCTATCCCTGAGCGGATCCTGGGCAAGATGACAGTGGCG ATCGTGAAGGCACTCTACTACCTGAAGGAGAAGCACGGCGTGATCCACCGGGACGTCAAGCCCTCCAACATCCTGCTGGATGAGCGGGGCCAGATCAAGCTCTGCGACTTCGGCATCAGCGGCCGCCTCGTTGACTCCAAAGCCAAAACGCGGAGCGCAGGTTGCGCTGCCTACATGGCA CCTGAGCGCATCGATCCCCCAGACCCCACCAAGCCCGACTACGACATCCGGGCCGATGTGTGGAGCCTGGGCATCTCCTTG GTGGAGCTGGCGACGGGACAGTTTCCCTACAAGAACTGCAAGACGGACTTTGAGGTCCTCACCAAAGTCCTACAGGAAGAGCCCCCGCTCCTGCCCGGTCACATGGGCTTCTCGGGGGACTTTCAGTCCTTCGTCAAAGActg cCTTACTAAAGATCACAGGAAGAGACCAAAGTATAATAAGCTACTT GAACACAGCTTCATCAAGCGCTACGAGACGCTGGAGGTGGACGTGGCGTCCTGGTTCAAGGATGTCATGGCGAAGACCGAGTCGCCGCGGGCGAGCGGGGTCCTGAGCCAGCACCACCTGCCCTTCTTCAGGTAG
- the MAP2K7 gene encoding dual specificity mitogen-activated protein kinase kinase 7 isoform X2, whose amino-acid sequence MAASSLEQKLSRLEAKLKQENREARRRIDLNLDISPQRPRPIIVITLSPAPAPSQRAALQLPLANDGGSRSPSSESSPQHPTPPARPRHMLGLPSTLFTPRSMESIEIDQKLQEIMKQTGYLTIGGQRYQAEINDLENLGEMGSGTCGQVWKMRFRKTGHVIAVKQMRRSGNKEENKRILMDLDVVLKSHDCPYIVQCFGTFITNTDVFIAMELMGTCAEKLKKRMQGPIPERILGKMTVAIVKALYYLKEKHGVIHRDVKPSNILLDERGQIKLCDFGISGRLVDSKAKTRSAGCAAYMAPERIDPPDPTKPDYDIRADVWSLGISLVELATGQFPYKNCKTDFEVLTKVLQEEPPLLPGHMGFSGDFQSFVKDCLTKDHRKRPKYNKLLEHSFIKRYETLEVDVASWFKDVMAKTESPRASGVLSQHHLPFFR is encoded by the exons TTATTGTGATCACTCTAAGCCCTGCTCCTGCCCCGTCCCAACGAGCAG CCCTGCAGCTCCCACTGGCCAATGATGGGGGCAGCCGCTCACCGTCCTCCGAGAGCTCCCCGCAGCACCCCACGccccccgcccggccccgccACATGCTGGGGCTCCCGTCAACCTTGTTCACACCCCGCAGCATGGAGAG CATCGAGATTGACCAGAAGCTGCAGGAGATCATGAAGCAGACGGGCTACCTGACCATTGGGGGCCAG CGCTACCAGGCGGAAATCAACGACCTGGAGAACCTGGGGGAGATGGGCAGCGGCACCTGTGGCCAGGTGTGGAAGATGCGTTTCCGGAAGACGGGGCACGTCATCGCTGTCAAG CAAATGCGGCGCTCGGGGAACAAGGAGGAGAACAAGCGGATCCTCATGGACCTGGACGTGGTGCTCAAGAGCCACGACTGCCCCTACATCGTGCAGTGCTTCGGGACCTTCATCACCAAC ACGGACGTCTTCATTGccatggagctcatgggcacgtGCGCCGAGAAGCTCAAGAAGCGGATGCAGGGCCCTATCCCTGAGCGGATCCTGGGCAAGATGACAGTGGCG ATCGTGAAGGCACTCTACTACCTGAAGGAGAAGCACGGCGTGATCCACCGGGACGTCAAGCCCTCCAACATCCTGCTGGATGAGCGGGGCCAGATCAAGCTCTGCGACTTCGGCATCAGCGGCCGCCTCGTTGACTCCAAAGCCAAAACGCGGAGCGCAGGTTGCGCTGCCTACATGGCA CCTGAGCGCATCGATCCCCCAGACCCCACCAAGCCCGACTACGACATCCGGGCCGATGTGTGGAGCCTGGGCATCTCCTTG GTGGAGCTGGCGACGGGACAGTTTCCCTACAAGAACTGCAAGACGGACTTTGAGGTCCTCACCAAAGTCCTACAGGAAGAGCCCCCGCTCCTGCCCGGTCACATGGGCTTCTCGGGGGACTTTCAGTCCTTCGTCAAAGActg cCTTACTAAAGATCACAGGAAGAGACCAAAGTATAATAAGCTACTT GAACACAGCTTCATCAAGCGCTACGAGACGCTGGAGGTGGACGTGGCGTCCTGGTTCAAGGATGTCATGGCGAAGACCGAGTCGCCGCGGGCGAGCGGGGTCCTGAGCCAGCACCACCTGCCCTTCTTCAGGTAG